The following are encoded in a window of Solibacillus sp. FSL R7-0668 genomic DNA:
- a CDS encoding EAL and HDOD domain-containing protein, whose product MEVFIGRQPIFNRDEEIVAYELLYRNNGVNKFPQIDSDKATIEVLINSFLTIGIKEVSNGYPSFINFTENLIMQEELELLSPNKVVIELLEDIPITPVLVNRLKEIKSKGFKIALDDFILDEKVQIYDDLFKLVDYIKIDFIKSSEQERAIVENKVKGQYPHIQLLAEKVETRREYEQAKHLGYSLFQGYFFQQPQIIKGTDIPANLLQYFQIISLLREDEMDIDRIVENIEQEISLTYRLLKLINHTSKRSKLKVRSIKQAILLLGLTELRKWIYLLAMRESDLQQNGEVFNELMYASLFRAKVCEKCARLNYQANYSEYFLVGLFSLIDALLNRPINTILAQLPLAETILETISGADTEMTPYLQFSIAVSKLDWVEIEPLAQQLNIPIDDILPMYEEVSAWVKETININK is encoded by the coding sequence CGGTAGACAACCAATATTTAATAGAGATGAAGAAATTGTCGCGTATGAGCTATTATATCGAAATAATGGTGTTAATAAATTTCCCCAAATTGATTCAGATAAGGCAACGATAGAAGTGTTGATCAATTCATTTTTAACAATTGGTATTAAAGAGGTATCGAATGGTTATCCGTCTTTTATTAATTTCACGGAAAATTTAATTATGCAGGAGGAGCTTGAATTATTAAGTCCGAACAAAGTGGTGATTGAACTTTTAGAGGATATCCCGATTACGCCTGTATTAGTTAATCGGTTGAAGGAAATTAAGAGCAAGGGATTTAAAATCGCGTTAGATGATTTTATCCTGGATGAAAAGGTGCAAATCTATGATGATTTATTTAAGTTAGTAGACTATATTAAAATCGATTTTATCAAGTCCTCCGAACAAGAGAGAGCGATTGTAGAAAATAAAGTAAAGGGTCAATACCCTCATATTCAATTGCTAGCTGAAAAAGTAGAGACACGTAGGGAATATGAACAGGCAAAGCATTTAGGCTATTCCTTGTTCCAAGGCTATTTCTTTCAGCAACCGCAAATTATTAAAGGGACAGATATACCGGCAAATCTATTGCAATATTTCCAAATTATTTCGTTGTTACGCGAGGATGAAATGGATATTGATAGAATCGTAGAAAATATTGAGCAAGAAATCTCGTTAACTTATCGTCTGTTAAAGCTAATTAATCATACATCGAAGCGTTCAAAATTAAAGGTTCGTTCGATAAAGCAGGCCATATTATTACTCGGATTAACAGAGCTCCGAAAATGGATTTACTTATTAGCGATGCGCGAATCCGATCTTCAGCAAAATGGTGAGGTATTCAATGAATTGATGTATGCGTCGCTATTTAGAGCAAAAGTATGCGAAAAATGCGCACGCTTAAATTACCAAGCGAATTATTCAGAGTATTTTTTAGTAGGATTATTTTCTTTAATCGATGCATTATTAAATCGTCCTATCAACACGATTTTGGCGCAACTCCCTTTAGCAGAAACAATTTTAGAAACCATTAGCGGTGCCGATACAGAGATGACGCCGTATTTACAATTTAGCATTGCGGTAAGCAAATTAGATTGGGTAGAAATCGAACCGTTAGCACAGCAGTTAAACATACCGATAGATGACATACTCCCCATGTATGAAGAAGTCAGTGCTTGGGTGAAAGAGACAATCAATATAAATAAGTAA
- a CDS encoding YitT family protein: MGNTAYQSHSSVKNVIQEYIFVIAGAAVIALGFNVFLFPNQVASGGVSGISTILHGMFGWNAGIVQYAFNIPLFIAGVLVLGKKFGVKSLVGTLALPLFVILTEDWEAWTLNPLLGAIFGGIVVGFGIGLVFKGNASTGGTDLLAQIITKYTGLTLGTSVLLIDGIIAVSAALVFDLEKGLYALIGLYVTTKTIDIVQLGFSQSKMVYIITQREEEVRDAIYKNVNRGVTKLSAIGGYTGENRPVLMVVVYQTEFTKLKQVLKDVDPQAFVIVSDAYEVLGEGFKRA; encoded by the coding sequence ATGGGAAATACAGCTTATCAATCACATAGCTCGGTAAAAAACGTGATACAGGAATATATATTTGTAATTGCCGGTGCAGCTGTCATTGCACTGGGTTTTAATGTTTTTTTATTCCCAAACCAAGTCGCCTCTGGTGGTGTGAGTGGGATTAGTACAATTTTACACGGTATGTTCGGTTGGAATGCAGGTATTGTGCAATATGCATTTAATATTCCACTATTTATCGCAGGTGTTTTAGTGCTTGGAAAGAAATTTGGTGTGAAGTCTTTAGTCGGGACGTTGGCATTACCGCTGTTTGTTATTTTAACGGAGGATTGGGAGGCTTGGACGCTCAATCCGTTATTGGGCGCCATCTTTGGTGGCATCGTTGTTGGGTTTGGCATTGGTTTAGTGTTTAAGGGCAATGCCTCTACTGGTGGTACGGATTTATTGGCTCAAATCATTACGAAATATACCGGATTAACACTTGGAACGAGCGTGCTGTTAATTGACGGAATAATTGCGGTGAGTGCGGCGCTTGTTTTTGATTTAGAAAAGGGATTATATGCACTGATCGGCCTTTATGTGACAACGAAAACAATCGATATTGTTCAGCTGGGCTTTAGTCAATCTAAAATGGTCTACATTATTACGCAAAGGGAAGAGGAAGTGCGTGATGCGATTTATAAAAATGTCAATCGTGGCGTGACAAAGCTGTCTGCGATTGGTGGCTATACAGGTGAAAATCGTCCAGTATTGATGGTTGTTGTCTATCAAACAGAGTTCACAAAGCTGAAACAAGTGTTGAAAGATGTTGACCCACAAGCGTTTGTTATCGTTTCAGATGCCTATGAGGTATTAGGAGAAGGTTTCAAACGAGCTTAA
- the hprK gene encoding HPr(Ser) kinase/phosphatase, with the protein MIQVITKDVMEKFQLELVSGEIGIGRYITTSDISRPGLEMAGYFTHYPANRVQLLGKTELSFFEMLPKEEKISRMKQLCSEQTPAIIISRGLEVPQELIDASNENHVPVLITTLTTTRFSSRLTNFLESKLAPTTAIHGVLVDVYGIGVLIMGKSGVGKSETALELVKKGHRLVADDSVEIRQEGENMLIGSPPPLLEHLLEIRGIGIIDIMTLFGASAVRPYKRITLIVELENWNPDKFYDRLGLDEEKMKIIDTDVTKLTVPVQPGRNVSVIIEVAAMNYRLKKMGVNAAEEFSRRLDDMLVAGDEMDDF; encoded by the coding sequence ATGATTCAAGTAATCACAAAAGATGTTATGGAAAAATTTCAGCTAGAATTAGTAAGTGGCGAAATTGGAATAGGCCGCTATATTACGACGAGTGATATTTCACGTCCAGGGCTAGAGATGGCGGGTTATTTTACACATTATCCGGCAAATCGTGTGCAGCTGTTAGGGAAAACCGAGCTCTCGTTTTTTGAAATGCTGCCGAAAGAAGAAAAAATAAGCCGCATGAAGCAGCTATGCTCTGAGCAAACCCCAGCTATTATTATATCTCGTGGGCTGGAAGTGCCACAGGAGCTCATCGATGCTTCCAATGAAAATCATGTACCTGTGTTAATTACAACTTTAACAACGACTCGTTTTTCAAGCCGATTAACGAACTTTTTAGAAAGTAAGCTAGCACCGACAACAGCGATACATGGCGTACTTGTAGATGTTTATGGCATTGGTGTACTAATTATGGGGAAAAGCGGTGTAGGGAAAAGTGAAACGGCGCTTGAGCTTGTGAAAAAAGGGCATCGTCTTGTCGCAGATGATAGTGTGGAAATTCGCCAAGAAGGAGAGAATATGTTAATCGGTAGTCCGCCACCGTTATTGGAACATCTACTTGAAATTCGTGGAATCGGTATCATTGATATTATGACGTTATTCGGCGCAAGTGCTGTGCGTCCATATAAACGCATTACATTAATTGTTGAACTAGAAAATTGGAATCCAGATAAGTTTTACGATCGTCTTGGATTAGATGAAGAAAAAATGAAGATTATTGATACCGATGTGACAAAGCTAACGGTTCCCGTACAGCCGGGACGAAATGTATCAGTAATTATTGAAGTAGCTGCGATGAATTATCGCCTGAAAAAAATGGGCGTGAATGCAGCAGAGGAATTTTCACGGCGGTTAGACGATATGTTAGTCGCTGGCGATGAAATGGATGATTTTTAA
- the ppaX gene encoding pyrophosphatase PpaX, with protein sequence MKTTALLFDFDGTLLNTNNLIVQTFMYIFDEKFPGKYSTQDCLQFIGPSLKQTFDEITPGETDAMIAKYKEWNAANHDALVTGYDAVLETLEALHAMGIQLAIVSTKSSEGLARGLKVLKAEHLFEVIIGVDDVEHVKPHPEPILLALEKLGVKKEEAIMIGDNSHDIEGGKNAGVRTAGVAWSAKGVDFLKTFEPTYMLYHMRDLLDIVKGE encoded by the coding sequence ATGAAAACAACCGCATTATTATTTGATTTTGACGGTACATTATTAAACACCAATAATTTAATCGTTCAAACCTTTATGTATATTTTTGACGAAAAATTTCCGGGGAAATATTCGACACAAGACTGCTTACAATTCATCGGTCCGTCATTAAAGCAGACATTTGACGAAATAACGCCGGGTGAAACGGATGCGATGATTGCTAAGTATAAAGAATGGAATGCAGCGAATCACGACGCACTTGTCACAGGCTATGACGCTGTACTCGAAACATTAGAGGCGCTTCATGCAATGGGGATTCAATTAGCGATTGTTTCCACTAAAAGCAGTGAAGGCTTAGCACGCGGGTTAAAGGTATTAAAGGCAGAGCATTTATTTGAGGTCATTATAGGTGTAGACGATGTCGAGCATGTCAAGCCACATCCAGAGCCGATATTACTGGCGTTAGAAAAATTAGGGGTCAAAAAAGAAGAAGCGATTATGATTGGTGATAATTCGCATGATATTGAAGGTGGAAAAAATGCTGGCGTGCGCACAGCAGGGGTAGCATGGTCTGCAAAGGGTGTCGATTTTTTAAAGACATTTGAACCAACCTATATGCTGTACCATATGCGCGACTTACTTGATATTGTGAAGGGGGAATAG
- the cccB gene encoding cytochrome c551 — MKKSLLSTIVLGSALFLAACGGGDSESSNGETAELDGKKVVQQSCATCHGGQLQGGSAPALDKIGAKYSQEEILDIIVNGKGGMPPGIVKDEKAEAAAEYLAGLK; from the coding sequence ATGAAGAAAAGTTTACTTTCTACAATTGTATTAGGCTCTGCACTATTTTTAGCAGCATGTGGTGGCGGTGATTCTGAATCATCTAACGGAGAAACAGCAGAATTAGATGGTAAAAAAGTTGTTCAACAATCTTGCGCAACTTGCCATGGTGGTCAATTACAAGGTGGCAGTGCACCAGCATTAGATAAAATAGGTGCAAAATACTCACAAGAAGAAATTTTAGACATCATTGTAAATGGTAAGGGCGGTATGCCTCCTGGTATCGTAAAAGATGAAAAAGCAGAAGCAGCTGCTGAATATTTAGCAGGATTAAAATAA
- the lgt gene encoding prolipoprotein diacylglyceryl transferase: MSSVVLTINPVAFHLGPIPVNWYGILIGLGIVLAYFIAQRESVRHGYDSEYIADLLLWAVPISIVCARIYYVTMKWDYYGQNPERIIQIWNGGIAIHGALIGAFITAYIFTKKRKTSFLHLADIAAPSILVGQIIGRWGNFVNQEAYGGPVSRSFLENLFLPNWLIEQMYIKEDGTYVHPTFLYESVWNIIGFIILLFARKWNWRRGEMFFFYLMWYSFGRFFIEGLRTDSLYLIGDLRSAQVVSIIGFAVGLICIIYRRVNVKPAVHYLDKEQALTASAKNKQNKKK, encoded by the coding sequence ATGTCATCAGTTGTTTTAACGATTAACCCCGTCGCCTTTCATTTAGGACCAATCCCGGTGAACTGGTATGGAATTTTAATTGGATTAGGGATTGTACTGGCGTATTTTATCGCACAGCGTGAATCGGTACGCCATGGCTATGATTCAGAGTATATTGCCGATTTATTACTTTGGGCAGTGCCAATTTCGATTGTCTGTGCGCGCATCTATTATGTTACGATGAAATGGGATTATTATGGTCAGAATCCAGAACGCATCATTCAAATTTGGAATGGTGGGATTGCCATTCATGGTGCATTAATTGGGGCGTTTATTACCGCTTATATTTTTACGAAAAAACGAAAAACAAGCTTCTTACATTTGGCAGATATCGCGGCACCAAGTATTTTAGTAGGGCAAATTATTGGACGCTGGGGGAACTTCGTCAATCAAGAAGCATATGGTGGACCAGTTAGCCGTAGTTTTTTAGAAAACTTATTTTTACCGAATTGGCTAATCGAGCAAATGTATATTAAGGAAGATGGTACATATGTTCATCCTACATTCTTATACGAATCCGTGTGGAATATTATTGGCTTCATTATTTTATTATTTGCTCGCAAGTGGAATTGGCGTCGTGGCGAAATGTTCTTCTTCTATTTAATGTGGTATTCGTTTGGACGCTTCTTCATCGAAGGTTTACGTACCGACAGCTTATATTTAATAGGTGACTTACGTTCAGCACAAGTTGTATCGATCATTGGCTTTGCAGTCGGTTTAATTTGCATTATTTACCGTCGTGTCAATGTGAAGCCTGCTGTGCATTATTTAGATAAAGAACAAGCTTTGACAGCATCAGCGAAGAATAAGCAAAATAAAAAGAAATAA